Proteins from a single region of Streptomyces sp. HUAS 15-9:
- a CDS encoding FAD/NAD(P)-binding protein: MSTVTPPLPYRVAETRAETADTRSLELVPAGRELPPFSPGQFAMLYAFGIGEVPISVSALHGPHGGLVHTVRAVGAVSAALYDLRPGETVGLRGPFGTGWDLDAAAGQDVLVIAGGIGLAPLRPVVHAVLDRPDIYGRLGILVGTRTPGDLIYRGDIERWRDRAEVGVTVDRPGPGWHGSVGVVTTLLDAFALRPDRTHALVCGPEVMMRHTARTLMGRGLAAHRVQVSLERNMRCATGHCGHCQLGPLLLCRDGPVVGYDRVERLLAVREL; encoded by the coding sequence ATGAGCACCGTGACGCCGCCGCTGCCCTACCGGGTCGCCGAGACCCGGGCCGAGACCGCCGACACCCGTTCGCTGGAACTGGTTCCCGCCGGCAGGGAACTTCCGCCCTTCTCGCCGGGCCAGTTCGCGATGCTCTACGCCTTCGGGATCGGCGAGGTGCCGATCTCGGTCAGTGCGCTGCACGGCCCGCACGGGGGCCTCGTGCACACCGTGCGCGCGGTGGGTGCGGTGTCCGCCGCCCTGTACGACCTGCGCCCGGGGGAGACCGTCGGGCTGCGCGGGCCGTTCGGCACCGGCTGGGACCTGGACGCGGCAGCCGGCCAGGACGTGCTGGTGATCGCCGGGGGGATCGGGCTGGCGCCACTGCGGCCGGTGGTGCACGCGGTCCTGGACCGGCCGGACATCTACGGTCGGCTGGGGATCCTGGTGGGCACCCGTACCCCCGGCGACCTGATTTACCGAGGCGACATCGAGCGCTGGCGCGACAGAGCCGAGGTGGGGGTGACCGTCGACCGCCCCGGCCCCGGCTGGCACGGCTCGGTGGGGGTCGTCACCACCCTCCTCGACGCCTTCGCACTGCGACCGGACCGGACCCACGCGCTGGTGTGCGGGCCCGAGGTGATGATGCGCCACACCGCACGCACACTGATGGGCCGAGGCCTCGCCGCGCACCGCGTTCAGGTGTCGCTGGAACGCAATATGCGCTGCGCCACCGGCCACTGCGGCCACTGCCAGCTCGGCCCGCTGCTGCTGTGCCGTGACGGACCGGTCGTCGGCTACGACCGCGTGGAACGCCTGCTGGCCGTACGGGAGCTGTGA
- a CDS encoding dihydrolipoamide acetyltransferase family protein: MAEFTMPSLGADMDEGLLQEWLVGPGDRVHKGDVVAVVETDKAAIEVECFESGTVGRLLVRAGTRVPVGTPLAVIEGATPREPRSAQKPVATGSRDKHATHAARTSGSPPPLPQKPAAEATSAIGAGPLVRHLALQRGVDLTALHGTGPGGRITRADVERAAPAPGPRVRATPYARHLARDLGIDLTTVRGTGDGGAVRAADVRTATRARVERPEPERAGARGREGEQHGHVAVPTDSAGEHRTDAMRRAVAELMSRSKREIPHYYLSTTIDFSAAEEWLRRFNRDRPLSDRLVPAALLLKAAATAAREVPSLNGYWQHDQFVAGSAVNLGVAVSLRQGGLLAPVIHDADTLSPDVLMAGLKDLVQRARRGRLRGSEMSGATLTVTNLGDQGVETVFGVIHPPQVALVGFGAVVERPWAVGGMLGVRPVVTATLAADHRATDGAVGARYLTAIGRLLQKPEEW; this comes from the coding sequence ATGGCCGAGTTCACCATGCCCTCCCTCGGCGCGGACATGGACGAGGGCCTGCTGCAGGAATGGCTCGTGGGTCCCGGGGACCGGGTGCACAAGGGCGACGTCGTCGCCGTCGTGGAAACCGACAAGGCGGCCATCGAGGTCGAGTGCTTCGAGTCCGGCACCGTGGGACGGCTGCTCGTCCGGGCGGGGACCCGGGTGCCGGTGGGGACGCCACTCGCGGTGATCGAGGGCGCAACGCCTCGTGAGCCGAGGTCCGCCCAGAAGCCCGTGGCCACGGGTTCCAGAGACAAGCACGCAACGCACGCCGCGCGCACCTCGGGCTCACCCCCACCACTGCCGCAGAAGCCGGCTGCGGAGGCCACCTCAGCGATCGGCGCAGGACCGCTGGTACGGCACCTCGCGCTACAACGCGGCGTCGATCTGACCGCCTTGCACGGCACCGGACCCGGCGGACGGATCACCCGTGCCGACGTGGAGCGCGCTGCGCCCGCCCCCGGGCCGAGGGTGCGGGCCACCCCGTACGCCCGGCACCTCGCCCGGGACCTCGGCATCGACCTGACGACCGTCCGGGGCACCGGGGACGGCGGAGCCGTACGCGCGGCGGACGTGCGCACGGCCACGCGTGCACGCGTCGAACGGCCGGAACCGGAGCGGGCCGGTGCGCGCGGGCGGGAAGGCGAGCAGCACGGGCACGTGGCTGTGCCGACCGACAGCGCCGGGGAACACCGTACGGACGCCATGCGCCGTGCCGTCGCCGAACTCATGAGCCGCTCCAAGCGAGAGATCCCGCACTACTACCTGTCCACCACGATCGACTTCTCGGCGGCCGAGGAGTGGCTGCGGCGGTTCAACCGGGACCGTCCGCTCAGCGACCGCCTCGTGCCCGCGGCCCTGTTGTTGAAGGCCGCCGCCACGGCGGCACGTGAGGTGCCGAGCCTCAACGGCTACTGGCAGCACGACCAGTTCGTTGCCGGCTCCGCCGTCAACCTGGGTGTCGCGGTGTCGCTCCGGCAGGGCGGACTGCTCGCGCCGGTCATCCACGACGCCGACACACTGTCACCCGACGTCCTCATGGCCGGCCTCAAGGACCTGGTCCAGCGCGCCCGCCGGGGCCGACTGCGGGGCAGCGAAATGTCGGGCGCCACCCTGACCGTCACGAATCTCGGCGATCAGGGCGTGGAGACCGTGTTCGGTGTCATCCATCCGCCCCAGGTCGCCCTGGTCGGCTTCGGCGCGGTCGTCGAGCGGCCCTGGGCCGTGGGCGGCATGCTCGGTGTCCGTCCGGTGGTGACCGCGACCCTGGCAGCCGACCACCGGGCCACGGACGGTGCCGTGGGGGCGCGCTACCTGACGGCGATCGGCCGACTGCTTCAGAAACCGGAGGAGTGGTGA
- a CDS encoding Crp/Fnr family transcriptional regulator: MSEPSSPLDFLPLVQRARLRAVGFDVSFPAGARLFDEGGEADRFWLLRRGEVALDICVPGGQPEAVMETLGAGQLLGWSWICPPYRWHLGARAVTAVQAMEFPATDVLALCAADPELGYALMRRFTGVVAERLQATRIRLLDLYAPHAGGPP; the protein is encoded by the coding sequence GTGAGCGAGCCATCGTCGCCCTTGGACTTCCTCCCGCTCGTACAGCGCGCGCGGTTGCGGGCCGTCGGGTTCGACGTGTCGTTCCCGGCCGGCGCGCGCCTGTTCGACGAGGGCGGGGAGGCCGACCGCTTCTGGCTGCTGCGCCGTGGCGAGGTCGCTCTCGACATCTGCGTGCCCGGCGGACAGCCGGAGGCGGTCATGGAAACGCTTGGTGCGGGTCAGCTGCTGGGCTGGTCCTGGATCTGTCCGCCGTACCGCTGGCACCTCGGTGCACGGGCGGTGACCGCGGTTCAGGCCATGGAGTTTCCCGCCACCGACGTCCTCGCCCTCTGCGCGGCCGACCCGGAACTCGGATACGCCCTCATGCGCCGCTTCACCGGGGTGGTCGCCGAGCGCCTGCAAGCCACGCGCATCAGGCTCCTGGACCTCTACGCACCCCACGCCGGTGGCCCGCCATGA
- a CDS encoding acyl carrier protein — protein MKPLDEAEAMSVVKESITLIVPDADFTRVEPDDKFRDVLELDSLDFLSLVELLCERTGIRIDEEDYPELTTLSDTVRFLVGRSKDRTGRTP, from the coding sequence ATGAAACCCCTGGACGAGGCGGAAGCCATGTCGGTGGTCAAGGAGTCCATCACCCTGATCGTCCCCGACGCGGACTTCACACGGGTGGAACCGGACGACAAGTTCCGTGATGTGCTCGAACTCGATTCTCTCGACTTCCTCAGCCTGGTGGAACTGCTCTGCGAACGCACCGGCATCCGTATCGACGAGGAGGACTACCCCGAACTGACCACGCTGTCCGACACCGTACGGTTCCTGGTCGGCAGGTCCAAGGACCGCACCGGCCGCACACCGTGA
- a CDS encoding AAA family ATPase, protein MSRAMVVETHTAIVIFAGDRAYKAKKPVDLEFLDYTTVAARRAACEREVALNRRFAPDVYLGLGEFRSPDTKAPEPVVVMRRMPVDRRLSHLIREGAAVDDVLRAVARHLAAWHAEAPRGRDVDEQGTRDALSSRWEASFAQVRALAADGFGPDGVGETERLVRRYLDGRKRLFDSRIEQGRVVDGHGDLLAEDIFCLDDGPRVLDCLEFDDRLRYVDGLDDAAFLAMDLEQLGAPEAAAYFLAQYGEYSGDPAPPSLWHHYVAYRAFVRAKVSLIQARQGAPGTEGASRRLASVALRHLRTSAVSLILVGGLPGSGKSTLSGALADRLGVTLLSSDRLRKELAGVPAEQSAAARYGEGLYTPEWTAKTYATLLDRAAALMSSGESVVLDATWSDAGQREAALRAAERTSADLVALHCHVPSEVSVARLNSRAAGPSDAGPDIAAAMAAGEPPWPEAVAVDTSGPLQSAVARALTVVRPWGISQAPVFRRPYMEPD, encoded by the coding sequence ATGTCGCGCGCCATGGTGGTCGAGACCCACACCGCGATCGTGATCTTCGCCGGTGACCGCGCCTACAAGGCCAAAAAGCCGGTCGATCTGGAGTTCCTGGACTACACCACGGTGGCGGCCCGCCGGGCCGCATGCGAGCGCGAGGTCGCTCTCAACCGCCGCTTCGCCCCCGACGTCTACTTGGGTCTGGGCGAGTTCCGCAGCCCTGACACGAAGGCGCCCGAACCGGTCGTGGTGATGCGCCGCATGCCGGTCGACCGCCGCCTCTCCCACCTGATACGAGAAGGAGCCGCCGTCGACGACGTCCTTCGAGCCGTCGCCCGGCACCTCGCCGCCTGGCACGCGGAGGCGCCCCGCGGCCGTGACGTGGACGAACAAGGCACGCGAGACGCGCTGTCGTCGCGCTGGGAGGCCAGCTTCGCACAGGTCCGGGCGCTGGCCGCCGACGGCTTCGGGCCCGACGGTGTGGGGGAGACCGAGCGGCTGGTCCGGCGCTATCTCGACGGCCGCAAGCGGCTGTTCGACTCCCGCATCGAGCAGGGTCGGGTGGTCGACGGCCACGGCGACCTCCTCGCCGAAGACATCTTCTGCCTCGACGACGGCCCTCGCGTCCTGGACTGTCTGGAGTTCGACGACCGCCTCCGCTACGTCGACGGCCTGGACGATGCCGCCTTCCTCGCCATGGATCTGGAACAACTCGGCGCCCCGGAGGCTGCGGCGTATTTCCTCGCCCAGTACGGCGAGTACTCCGGTGATCCCGCGCCCCCTTCCCTGTGGCACCACTACGTCGCCTACCGCGCTTTCGTCCGTGCCAAGGTCTCCCTGATCCAGGCCCGGCAGGGCGCACCCGGCACCGAGGGGGCGTCGCGGCGGCTGGCCTCGGTGGCTCTGCGTCACCTGCGTACATCTGCCGTCTCGCTCATCCTCGTCGGCGGACTGCCCGGCAGCGGAAAGTCCACCCTTTCCGGAGCGCTGGCCGACCGGCTGGGGGTCACCCTGCTCAGCAGCGACCGCCTTCGCAAGGAGCTTGCCGGTGTCCCCGCGGAGCAGTCCGCTGCGGCCCGCTACGGCGAGGGCCTGTACACACCCGAGTGGACGGCCAAGACCTATGCCACCCTGCTCGACCGCGCGGCCGCGCTGATGTCCTCCGGCGAGTCCGTCGTCCTGGACGCCACCTGGTCCGACGCAGGACAGCGTGAGGCGGCGCTGCGCGCGGCCGAACGCACCAGCGCCGACCTGGTGGCCCTGCACTGCCATGTGCCGAGTGAGGTGTCGGTGGCCCGCCTGAACTCGCGCGCCGCCGGCCCGTCCGATGCCGGCCCCGACATCGCCGCGGCCATGGCGGCCGGGGAACCGCCGTGGCCCGAGGCCGTGGCAGTCGATACCAGCGGCCCCTTGCAGTCCGCGGTCGCCCGCGCGCTGACCGTCGTACGCCCATGGGGTATCAGTCAGGCCCCGGTCTTCCGTCGTCCCTACATGGAGCCGGACTGA
- a CDS encoding alpha-ketoacid dehydrogenase subunit beta — translation MTVTHTPTAGPATPSVEKTTYREAMREALREALRTDDRVFLMGEDVGRYGGCFGVSLGLLEEFGPERIRDAPLSESAFVGAGIGAAMAGMRPIVEIMTVNFSLLALDQILNNAATLLHMSGGQLPVPIVIRMTTGAGRQLAAQHSHSLEGWYAHIPGLRVLAPATITDARHMLTPALADPDPVLIFEHGSLYNVSGELSAHSGPVDIDRAAIRRPGTDVSVITYGGSLPKALAAAEDLANIGISAEVVDLRTLRPLDDATIGDSVARTHRAVVVDEGWRSGSLAAEISARLTEQHFYDLDAPIERVCSVEVPMPYARRLEEAALPQPAGIVTAARRAVGEPVPTGADEGADAGRSS, via the coding sequence ATGACCGTGACCCACACCCCCACCGCCGGGCCCGCCACGCCCTCCGTCGAGAAGACGACCTACAGGGAGGCGATGCGGGAGGCCCTGCGCGAGGCCCTGCGGACCGATGACCGGGTGTTCCTGATGGGTGAGGACGTGGGCCGCTACGGCGGCTGTTTCGGCGTCAGCCTCGGCCTGCTGGAGGAGTTCGGGCCCGAACGGATCCGCGACGCTCCGTTGTCGGAGTCCGCCTTCGTCGGCGCCGGCATCGGCGCGGCTATGGCGGGCATGCGGCCGATCGTCGAGATCATGACGGTCAACTTCAGCCTGCTGGCCCTGGACCAGATTCTCAACAACGCGGCGACCTTGCTGCACATGTCGGGCGGGCAGTTGCCGGTCCCGATCGTCATCCGGATGACCACGGGCGCCGGACGGCAGCTCGCCGCGCAGCACTCGCACAGTCTGGAGGGTTGGTACGCGCACATCCCGGGCCTGCGCGTGCTTGCCCCGGCGACCATCACGGACGCCCGCCACATGCTCACCCCGGCGCTGGCCGACCCCGACCCCGTGCTGATCTTCGAGCACGGCAGCCTGTACAACGTCTCGGGCGAGCTGTCCGCCCACTCGGGCCCGGTCGACATCGACCGTGCCGCCATTCGCCGACCCGGCACGGACGTCTCGGTGATCACCTACGGCGGCTCGCTGCCCAAGGCGCTGGCCGCCGCCGAGGACCTGGCGAACATCGGCATCAGCGCGGAGGTCGTGGATCTGCGCACGCTGCGCCCCCTGGACGACGCCACCATCGGCGACTCGGTCGCGCGCACGCACCGCGCCGTCGTGGTCGACGAAGGGTGGCGCAGCGGCAGTCTCGCCGCGGAGATCTCCGCGCGCCTCACCGAACAGCATTTCTACGACCTCGACGCCCCCATCGAACGGGTGTGCAGCGTCGAAGTCCCCATGCCCTACGCGCGCAGGCTGGAGGAGGCCGCGCTGCCGCAGCCCGCCGGAATCGTCACGGCCGCGCGCCGAGCGGTCGGCGAACCCGTACCGACCGGTGCGGACGAGGGGGCGGACGCCGGGAGGTCGAGCTGA
- the acsA gene encoding acetate--CoA ligase: MRWETIRKTSPPRVEPNLGDYEKVRAGFTWPKARAALQGLPGGRGLNIAHEAVDRHAASDHATAVALRCVGRDDSVTCVTYGELARSTARFANVLRTLGIGHGDRVVTLLGRCPELYTVVLGTLKNTSVLCPLFSAFGPDPVAQRLTLSDAQVLVTTAELYRRKIAGQRERLAALRHVLIVGEGADELPGTVSLAAVMSEASDTFTIPPTSPHDMALLHFTSGTTGTPKGAVHVHEAAVAHYATALYALDLHEDDVFWCTADPGWVTGMSYGIVAPLMHGVTVVVDEGDYDARRWYRILADQRVTVWYTAPTALRMLMRTTPRSGPYDLPRSFDLGALRFIASVGEPLNPEAVVWGQDVLGLPVHDNWWQTETGAIMIANFAACEIRPGSMGRPLPGVEAAVLRRGEDGRAERTEGGVTVLEEPGVEGELALRIGWPSMFRGYLHDEPRTADAFAGSWYLTGDLVRRDADGWYWFVGRADDVIKSAGHLIGPFEVESALMEHPAVAEAGVIGRPDPVAGNIVKAFITLRPGFDATIRTRQELLAFARRRLGPAVAPREIAFDEHLPHTRSGKVMRRLLRARELGLPEGDTSTLERDAASRDTTEASA; this comes from the coding sequence ATGCGATGGGAGACCATCCGGAAGACCTCACCACCGCGCGTCGAGCCGAATCTGGGCGACTACGAGAAGGTGCGTGCCGGCTTCACCTGGCCAAAGGCGCGGGCCGCCCTGCAGGGACTGCCCGGTGGACGGGGACTGAACATCGCACACGAGGCCGTGGACCGGCACGCGGCTTCGGACCACGCCACGGCCGTCGCGCTGCGCTGTGTCGGGCGGGACGACTCCGTGACCTGTGTGACGTACGGGGAGCTGGCCCGTTCCACAGCACGGTTCGCCAACGTGCTCCGCACCCTCGGCATCGGCCACGGCGACCGGGTGGTGACACTGCTGGGCCGTTGTCCCGAGCTGTACACCGTGGTCCTCGGCACGCTCAAGAACACCAGCGTCCTGTGTCCCCTGTTCTCCGCCTTCGGACCGGACCCGGTCGCGCAGCGACTGACGCTGAGCGACGCGCAGGTACTGGTCACCACGGCGGAGCTGTACCGCAGGAAGATCGCCGGACAACGCGAGAGACTTGCCGCCCTGCGCCATGTGCTGATCGTCGGCGAGGGCGCGGACGAACTGCCCGGTACCGTTTCGCTCGCCGCAGTGATGAGCGAGGCGTCCGACACCTTCACCATTCCGCCGACCTCGCCCCACGACATGGCCCTGCTGCACTTCACGAGCGGCACCACCGGCACCCCCAAGGGCGCCGTGCACGTGCACGAGGCGGCCGTCGCCCACTATGCGACCGCGCTGTACGCCCTGGATCTCCACGAGGACGACGTGTTCTGGTGCACGGCCGATCCGGGCTGGGTCACGGGCATGTCCTACGGGATCGTCGCGCCGCTCATGCACGGGGTCACGGTCGTGGTGGACGAGGGTGACTACGACGCCCGCCGCTGGTACCGGATCCTCGCCGACCAGCGGGTCACTGTCTGGTACACGGCGCCGACCGCACTGAGGATGCTGATGCGGACGACGCCGCGCTCAGGGCCGTACGATCTGCCCCGCTCGTTCGACCTCGGCGCCCTGCGGTTCATCGCCTCCGTCGGTGAGCCGCTCAATCCGGAGGCCGTGGTCTGGGGACAGGACGTCCTCGGGCTGCCGGTGCACGACAACTGGTGGCAGACCGAGACCGGCGCCATCATGATCGCGAACTTCGCCGCCTGCGAGATCCGCCCAGGGTCGATGGGGCGTCCGCTCCCGGGCGTGGAGGCAGCGGTGCTGCGGCGCGGCGAGGACGGCCGGGCGGAGCGGACCGAAGGCGGCGTCACGGTGCTGGAGGAGCCCGGGGTGGAGGGCGAGCTGGCGCTCCGGATCGGCTGGCCGTCCATGTTCCGCGGCTATCTGCACGACGAGCCGCGCACCGCGGACGCCTTCGCGGGCAGCTGGTACCTCACCGGTGACCTGGTACGACGCGACGCGGACGGCTGGTACTGGTTCGTCGGGCGCGCCGACGACGTGATCAAGTCGGCGGGACACCTCATCGGGCCGTTTGAGGTCGAGAGCGCCCTGATGGAGCATCCGGCGGTCGCCGAGGCCGGGGTGATCGGCCGGCCCGATCCCGTCGCCGGGAACATCGTCAAGGCGTTCATCACCCTGCGGCCGGGCTTCGACGCAACCATTCGGACCCGGCAGGAGCTGCTGGCCTTCGCCAGGCGCCGGCTCGGCCCGGCCGTGGCACCACGAGAGATCGCCTTCGACGAGCACCTGCCCCACACTCGTAGTGGAAAGGTCATGCGCCGCCTGTTGCGAGCGCGCGAGCTGGGCCTGCCCGAGGGCGACACCTCCACCCTGGAGAGGGACGCCGCCTCCCGGGACACGACGGAGGCCTCCGCATGA
- the pdhA gene encoding pyruvate dehydrogenase (acetyl-transferring) E1 component subunit alpha: protein MSTTRTPRKPRPSARSDPQAAHRLALLESMLRVRRFEERCVELYSAARIRGFMHLYIGEEAVAVGVNEALTDDDAVVSTYREHGHALARGVPAEAIMAEMFGKATGCSRGRGGSMHLFDAGRRFYGGNAIVGGGLPLAAGLALADRMTGRNRVTCCFFGDGAFAEGEFHETANLAALWGLPLLLVCENNLYAMGTALARHQAQTDLALRAAAYGMVSWAVDGMDVFAVEDAARRAAEGVRAGGGPHFLEMRTYRFRAHSMYDSDRYRDKAEIEHWKERDPVEGLARRLREAKELTDRARTALEDRLAAEIDAAVEAAERAPEEPVEDLLKYVTSPVEAIRP from the coding sequence ATGAGCACCACCCGCACCCCCCGCAAACCCCGGCCCTCGGCCCGGTCGGACCCGCAGGCCGCGCACCGTCTGGCTCTGCTGGAGTCGATGCTGCGCGTCCGCCGGTTCGAGGAACGCTGCGTGGAGCTGTACAGCGCGGCCCGCATCCGCGGTTTCATGCACCTCTACATCGGTGAGGAGGCCGTGGCCGTCGGTGTCAACGAGGCCCTCACGGACGACGACGCGGTCGTGTCGACGTACCGAGAACACGGCCACGCGCTCGCCCGCGGGGTGCCGGCCGAGGCGATCATGGCGGAGATGTTCGGCAAGGCCACCGGGTGCAGCCGTGGCCGTGGCGGCTCCATGCACCTCTTCGACGCCGGCCGGCGCTTCTACGGCGGCAACGCGATCGTCGGCGGCGGGCTGCCACTCGCGGCGGGCCTTGCCCTGGCCGACCGCATGACCGGCCGCAACCGGGTCACCTGCTGCTTCTTCGGCGACGGTGCCTTCGCCGAGGGAGAGTTCCACGAGACGGCCAATCTCGCCGCTCTGTGGGGACTGCCCCTGTTGCTGGTCTGCGAGAACAACCTGTACGCGATGGGCACGGCCCTGGCCCGTCACCAGGCCCAGACCGACCTCGCGCTGCGTGCCGCCGCGTACGGCATGGTCTCCTGGGCCGTCGACGGCATGGACGTCTTCGCCGTGGAGGACGCTGCCCGGCGGGCGGCCGAAGGCGTGCGTGCCGGTGGTGGACCGCACTTCCTGGAGATGCGCACCTACCGCTTCCGCGCCCACTCGATGTACGACTCCGACCGTTACCGCGACAAGGCCGAGATCGAACACTGGAAGGAGCGCGACCCGGTCGAAGGGCTCGCACGGCGGCTGCGGGAAGCGAAGGAGCTGACCGACAGAGCCCGCACCGCCCTGGAGGACCGTCTGGCCGCCGAGATCGACGCCGCCGTCGAAGCCGCCGAGCGGGCTCCGGAAGAGCCCGTCGAGGATCTGCTGAAGTACGTCACCAGCCCGGTGGAGGCGATCCGGCCATGA
- a CDS encoding 4Fe-4S dicluster domain-containing protein: MSARPDPNDVSPPASGGSVMDKDGMVALVEVLAGRGFTVVGPTVRDGAIVLAELESADELPYGWGVELEAGRYRLRERADGAAFANAAGPQSWKQFLHPAKVRQWRADRVGEETVFTAEETSPPRYAFLGVRPCDARAIAIQDRVLTGGAHRDLVYEGRRAGALLIAVECTEPGGTCFCVSMGTGPAAPPGCDLVITEVVDDDGHRFWIRGGSQEGEEILAELPVRPADPATCAAARAGVAAAADRMGRTMPEADLRELMAGTLDAPRWDDVAGRCLTCGNCTMVCPTCFCTTTEDVTDLTGDHAERWRLWDSCFDLDFSQLHGGPVRTSPRSRYRQWMTHKLGTWYDQFGSSGCVGCGRCIVWCPVGIDITEEAAALHDWTRPGASGEAA, encoded by the coding sequence ATGAGTGCACGCCCCGACCCGAACGACGTGTCGCCACCCGCGTCCGGCGGGTCGGTGATGGACAAGGACGGCATGGTCGCGCTGGTCGAGGTGTTGGCCGGGCGCGGTTTCACCGTGGTCGGCCCCACCGTGCGCGACGGTGCCATCGTGCTCGCGGAGCTGGAGTCGGCTGACGAACTGCCGTACGGCTGGGGCGTGGAACTCGAAGCCGGGCGATACCGGCTGCGGGAGCGGGCCGACGGTGCCGCCTTCGCGAACGCGGCGGGCCCCCAGTCGTGGAAGCAGTTCCTGCACCCGGCGAAAGTGCGGCAGTGGCGCGCCGACCGGGTGGGCGAGGAGACGGTGTTCACTGCCGAGGAGACCTCACCTCCGCGGTACGCCTTCCTCGGGGTGCGTCCCTGCGACGCGCGGGCCATCGCCATCCAGGACCGGGTGCTCACCGGTGGGGCCCACCGGGACCTCGTGTACGAGGGGCGACGAGCCGGAGCGCTGCTCATCGCGGTCGAGTGCACGGAGCCCGGCGGCACCTGCTTCTGTGTCTCGATGGGCACGGGACCCGCCGCCCCTCCCGGCTGTGACCTGGTGATCACCGAGGTGGTCGATGACGACGGTCACCGCTTCTGGATCCGCGGCGGCAGCCAGGAAGGCGAAGAGATCCTGGCCGAACTGCCCGTCCGTCCGGCCGACCCCGCCACCTGTGCGGCGGCTCGCGCCGGTGTCGCCGCCGCCGCGGACCGGATGGGACGGACCATGCCCGAGGCCGACCTGCGCGAGCTGATGGCCGGCACGCTCGACGCCCCCCGCTGGGACGACGTTGCCGGGCGCTGCCTGACGTGCGGCAATTGCACCATGGTGTGTCCCACCTGCTTCTGCACCACGACCGAGGACGTCACCGACCTCACCGGCGACCACGCGGAGCGGTGGCGCCTGTGGGACTCCTGCTTCGACCTGGACTTCTCCCAGCTGCACGGTGGCCCCGTTCGTACCTCCCCGCGCAGTCGCTACCGGCAGTGGATGACCCACAAGCTCGGCACCTGGTACGACCAGTTCGGCTCGTCCGGCTGTGTGGGCTGCGGCCGCTGCATCGTGTGGTGCCCCGTGGGCATCGACATCACCGAGGAGGCCGCCGCCCTGCACGACTGGACGCGGCCCGGAGCATCGGGGGAGGCGGCGTGA
- a CDS encoding universal stress protein, with translation MQPAVTVGLDGSPESLAAARWAADEAEKRKLTLRLLHAWPLLAPEPARVPAEVDQNYWAKRLVHTARAELQARHPGLSIVGNLVADDAQNALLQAASESEMTVLGSRGLEPVESYFLGDVSMPVVARAERPVVLVRAEPQDQGASPAPAGRVVVALKLHGSCDALLDFAVHTAAARGLPLLAVHGRSVPLHARVPWGVDHDVTEEMTRDAYKQLDEALHLWREKYPRLDVADSVRLASPAKVVVQAAEGAALLVVGRRRHRHGLAPHLGPVAQAAVHHGRCPVAVVPHD, from the coding sequence ATGCAACCAGCCGTCACCGTGGGCCTCGACGGCTCGCCCGAGAGCCTCGCCGCCGCCCGCTGGGCCGCGGACGAGGCCGAGAAGCGCAAGCTCACCCTGCGCCTGCTGCACGCGTGGCCGCTGCTGGCGCCGGAACCGGCCCGCGTCCCCGCGGAAGTCGATCAGAACTACTGGGCGAAGCGTCTGGTCCACACCGCGCGAGCCGAGCTCCAGGCGCGCCACCCGGGCCTGTCCATCGTCGGGAACCTGGTGGCCGACGACGCTCAGAACGCCCTGCTCCAGGCGGCCTCGGAGTCGGAGATGACGGTGCTGGGTTCGCGTGGTCTGGAGCCCGTCGAGAGTTACTTCCTGGGTGATGTCAGCATGCCCGTCGTGGCACGGGCGGAGCGGCCGGTGGTGCTGGTCCGCGCCGAACCCCAAGATCAGGGGGCGTCCCCGGCACCCGCCGGCCGTGTCGTCGTAGCACTGAAACTGCACGGATCCTGCGACGCCCTGCTCGACTTCGCCGTCCACACCGCTGCGGCCAGGGGCCTTCCTCTCCTGGCCGTCCACGGCCGAAGCGTGCCGCTCCACGCACGGGTGCCCTGGGGAGTGGACCACGACGTCACCGAAGAGATGACGCGGGATGCGTACAAGCAGCTGGACGAGGCGCTCCACCTGTGGCGGGAGAAGTATCCGCGGCTGGACGTGGCCGACAGCGTCCGTCTCGCGAGCCCCGCCAAGGTCGTCGTACAGGCTGCCGAAGGAGCCGCTCTGCTGGTCGTGGGCCGTCGCCGGCATCGTCATGGTCTGGCGCCCCACCTGGGTCCCGTGGCGCAGGCCGCCGTGCATCACGGGCGCTGCCCCGTCGCCGTCGTTCCTCATGACTGA